One genomic region from Granulimonas faecalis encodes:
- a CDS encoding MarR family transcriptional regulator, whose translation MDKDRQDKERMLAAWLRVTTSVSQVHQLRDLRYNEALICNILMKNEIEHPGRRLTATDLCRESHILKSQMNRTLQCMEEKGIIERQRSTEDRRRVYTRLRPDSVIYERQHDQVLDTVGAIAARVGTDNVDQIVDMLNAISEAAEEVSRQGAGADETGRAAVANA comes from the coding sequence ATGGACAAGGACAGGCAGGACAAAGAGCGTATGCTCGCAGCGTGGCTGCGGGTCACCACGAGTGTCTCCCAAGTGCACCAGCTGCGGGACCTCCGCTACAACGAGGCCCTCATCTGCAACATCCTGATGAAGAACGAGATCGAGCACCCCGGCCGGCGCCTGACCGCCACCGACCTCTGCCGCGAGTCCCACATCCTCAAGAGCCAGATGAACCGCACCCTCCAGTGCATGGAGGAGAAGGGCATCATCGAGCGCCAACGTTCCACCGAGGACCGCCGCCGCGTCTACACGCGCCTGCGCCCCGACTCCGTGATCTACGAGCGCCAGCACGACCAGGTGCTCGACACCGTGGGCGCCATCGCCGCCCGCGTGGGCACCGACAACGTCGACCAGATCGTGGACATGCTCAACGCCATCAGTGAGGCGGCCGAGGAGGTCTCCCGCCAGGGCGCCGGCGCTGACGAAACGGGGCGGGCCGCCGTGGCCAACGCCTGA
- a CDS encoding NADPH-dependent FMN reductase gives MDKITLVVGSTRTGSFNQQLADVVRETVGDRAAVAQLDYTDVPFMNQDIEWPTPDAVARVRGELAATDGIWIVTPEYNGLMPALVKNLLDWMSRPMLEGSAVTAVAGKPVVMSGAGGRQAAAGSLAECRRLCESIKMDVAADPVGVAIGKGYGTGVLEVSDDDRTRLAAQADALLAAMEGAGD, from the coding sequence ATGGACAAGATCACCCTCGTCGTGGGCTCCACGCGCACGGGCTCGTTCAACCAGCAACTGGCGGACGTTGTCCGCGAGACGGTAGGCGACCGCGCCGCCGTGGCCCAGCTCGACTACACGGACGTGCCCTTCATGAACCAGGACATCGAATGGCCGACCCCCGACGCCGTGGCCCGCGTGCGCGGCGAGCTGGCCGCCACCGACGGCATCTGGATCGTGACCCCCGAGTACAACGGCCTCATGCCGGCCCTGGTGAAGAACCTGCTCGACTGGATGAGCCGGCCCATGCTGGAGGGCTCCGCCGTCACGGCGGTGGCCGGGAAGCCCGTGGTCATGAGCGGCGCCGGCGGCCGCCAGGCGGCGGCCGGCTCGTTGGCGGAGTGCAGGCGGCTCTGCGAGTCCATCAAGATGGATGTCGCCGCAGACCCCGTGGGCGTGGCCATCGGCAAGGGCTACGGAACCGGCGTCCTCGAGGTGTCGGACGACGACCGCACCCGCCTGGCCGCCCAGGCTGACGCCCTGCTCGCCGCCATGGAGGGCGCCGGGGACTAG
- a CDS encoding 2-hydroxyacyl-CoA dehydratase subunit D: MDPVTLLGSWVDRAAVDDPARARGLLCLAYSAVALKGRLTGGRGVVAAQDRCNGVIASGVVGSLRHPEASCVVNIFLPCELLHAAGVAPMIPEVVSVYVACTRCAEGFCERAEAAGVPESFCSYHKLMLGMEDAGVLGPPALVANTTLACDANQVSFRSMAEAAGAPHLVVDVPQGTSEEDVAYVADQLRDLAATLGDVLGAEVDEDRLREVCRRSRRTLEGMRRYCALRSRCSLPTTLTSELCLLVCTHVFLGTEAAEDFVADMVAAAEAAGAAEGAGGRGVPRVFWLHTLPNWQGAMGRIFDGGAEAELVGDDMACDSLDVLDALDPERPFDFMARRLVFSTSNGPAGRRVDAALARAREAGADGAVLFGHWGCKQTLGLAGVAEKAFDEAGIPLLVLSGDGCDPRNAPSGQMATRVGAFLESLSRTASGAADPGADGPAAGV, from the coding sequence ATGGACCCTGTCACGTTGCTCGGATCTTGGGTGGACAGGGCCGCGGTGGACGACCCGGCCCGGGCGCGGGGGCTGCTCTGCCTCGCCTACTCGGCCGTGGCCCTCAAGGGGCGCCTCACCGGCGGCCGCGGGGTCGTCGCGGCGCAGGACCGCTGCAACGGGGTCATCGCCTCCGGGGTGGTGGGCTCCCTCAGGCATCCCGAGGCGTCGTGTGTCGTCAACATCTTCCTGCCCTGCGAGCTGCTCCACGCGGCCGGGGTGGCGCCGATGATCCCCGAGGTCGTCTCGGTCTACGTGGCCTGCACCCGCTGCGCCGAGGGCTTCTGCGAGCGTGCCGAGGCCGCCGGCGTCCCCGAGAGCTTCTGCAGCTACCACAAGCTCATGCTCGGCATGGAGGACGCGGGCGTCCTGGGCCCGCCGGCACTCGTGGCCAACACCACGCTGGCCTGCGACGCCAACCAGGTGAGCTTCCGCTCCATGGCCGAGGCCGCCGGCGCCCCGCACCTCGTGGTGGACGTCCCCCAGGGCACCTCCGAGGAGGACGTGGCCTATGTGGCCGACCAGCTCCGCGACCTCGCCGCGACCCTCGGCGACGTCCTCGGCGCCGAGGTCGACGAGGACCGCCTGCGCGAGGTGTGCCGCCGGTCGCGCCGCACGCTGGAGGGGATGCGGCGCTACTGCGCCCTGAGGTCGCGGTGCAGCCTGCCCACCACGCTCACCTCCGAGCTCTGTCTGCTCGTGTGCACCCATGTGTTCCTGGGCACCGAGGCCGCGGAGGACTTCGTGGCCGACATGGTGGCCGCCGCCGAGGCCGCTGGGGCCGCCGAGGGCGCGGGCGGCCGGGGCGTGCCTCGCGTGTTTTGGCTGCACACCCTGCCCAACTGGCAGGGGGCTATGGGCCGCATCTTCGACGGCGGCGCCGAGGCCGAGCTCGTGGGCGACGACATGGCCTGCGACTCCCTCGACGTGCTCGATGCCCTGGACCCGGAGCGGCCCTTCGACTTCATGGCCCGCCGCCTGGTCTTCTCTACGTCCAACGGCCCGGCTGGGCGCCGGGTGGACGCCGCGCTCGCCCGGGCGCGCGAGGCCGGGGCGGACGGCGCCGTGCTCTTCGGCCACTGGGGCTGCAAGCAGACGCTCGGCCTCGCCGGCGTGGCCGAGAAGGCCTTCGACGAGGCCGGCATCCCGTTGCTCGTGCTGTCCGGGGACGGCTGCGATCCGAGGAACGCTCCCTCGGGCCAGATGGCCACCCGGGTGGGGGCGTTCCTCGAGTCGCTCTCGCGCACCGCGTCCGGGGCCGCGGACCCCGGGGCGGACGGCCCTGCGGCAGGGGTCTAG
- a CDS encoding GPP34 family phosphoprotein — translation MNTSLTQRFIVCALDGDGNFATKEAKACSVACALYELASDGFVKVARDDDKVRCEAQLPVSQRDLLPLYDYVEQHRVVDADKLLEHMLGKEFSPFMASLCDPLREAGLLVTDKSETTFVPSPDARKEIVGHVVRALDGDEPMKRDDAALLAFIDGAGLADDVFGREERRDIKELLKDRKWDSFKFATTPEGKDTFVSAWNDVEKVYAPIVREYVAKH, via the coding sequence ATGAACACCTCCCTCACCCAGCGCTTCATCGTCTGCGCCCTCGACGGCGACGGCAACTTCGCCACCAAGGAGGCCAAGGCCTGCTCCGTGGCCTGCGCCCTGTACGAGCTGGCCAGCGACGGCTTCGTCAAGGTGGCCCGCGACGACGACAAGGTGCGCTGCGAGGCCCAGCTCCCCGTGAGCCAGCGCGACCTGCTCCCCCTCTACGACTATGTGGAGCAGCACCGCGTCGTCGACGCCGACAAGCTCCTCGAGCACATGCTCGGCAAGGAGTTCTCCCCCTTCATGGCCTCCCTCTGCGACCCCCTGCGCGAGGCCGGCCTGCTCGTGACCGACAAGAGCGAGACCACCTTCGTGCCCTCCCCCGACGCCCGCAAGGAGATCGTGGGCCACGTCGTGCGCGCCCTCGACGGCGACGAGCCCATGAAGCGCGACGACGCCGCCCTGCTCGCCTTCATCGACGGCGCCGGCCTGGCCGACGACGTGTTCGGCCGCGAGGAACGCCGCGACATCAAGGAGCTCCTCAAGGACCGCAAGTGGGACTCCTTCAAGTTCGCCACGACCCCCGAGGGCAAGGACACCTTCGTCTCCGCCTGGAACGACGTCGAGAAGGTCTACGCCCCCATCGTCCGCGAGTACGTGGCCAAGCACTAG
- a CDS encoding iron-containing alcohol dehydrogenase, producing the protein MNGFTFHIPTKIYFGDDEFGHLGEEVASHGSTVLLTYGGGSIKRTGLYDRVLSQLRGQGMTVVELGGIDPNPRIASVRRGAELCREAGVDVVLAVGGGSTIDCSKFICAAAVSDRDPWDWFADKTTPIDDALPLVTVLTLAATGSEMDNGGVISNPETNQKEGRGAPCLLPKASFLDPANTFTVPPFQTAAGSADIISHTCEAYFSQDHDLYFLDTFMEGLLRTVMRFAPRAMEHGDDYEARANLMWASSWAINGFADGGKTQAWSVHPMEHELSAFYDITHGLGLAILTPAWMRHVLAKDPEGTLPKFCRFAENVFGICDPSLSDMERAEAGIQALQDFFCDELQLAGSLSAIGIDEEHFGAMAEKACHGPAIKGFVELTPADVVEIYRACL; encoded by the coding sequence ATGAACGGCTTCACCTTTCACATCCCCACCAAGATCTACTTCGGCGACGACGAGTTCGGTCACCTGGGCGAGGAGGTGGCCTCCCACGGCAGCACCGTGCTGCTCACCTACGGCGGCGGGTCCATCAAGCGCACCGGGCTGTACGACCGCGTGCTCTCCCAGCTGCGCGGGCAGGGGATGACCGTGGTGGAGCTGGGCGGCATCGACCCCAACCCACGCATCGCCTCCGTGCGCCGCGGCGCCGAGCTCTGCCGCGAGGCCGGCGTGGACGTGGTGCTCGCCGTGGGCGGCGGCTCCACCATCGACTGCTCCAAGTTCATCTGCGCCGCGGCCGTGAGCGACCGCGACCCATGGGACTGGTTCGCCGACAAGACCACGCCCATCGACGACGCCCTGCCCCTGGTGACCGTGCTCACCCTGGCCGCCACCGGCTCCGAGATGGACAACGGCGGCGTCATCTCCAACCCTGAGACCAACCAGAAGGAGGGCAGGGGCGCGCCGTGCCTGCTGCCCAAGGCGAGCTTCCTCGACCCGGCGAACACCTTCACGGTGCCGCCGTTCCAGACGGCCGCCGGCTCCGCCGACATCATCAGCCACACCTGCGAGGCCTACTTCTCCCAGGACCACGACCTCTACTTCCTCGACACCTTCATGGAGGGGCTCCTGCGCACGGTGATGCGCTTCGCCCCCAGGGCCATGGAGCACGGCGACGACTACGAGGCCCGGGCCAACCTCATGTGGGCCAGCAGCTGGGCCATCAACGGGTTCGCCGACGGCGGCAAGACCCAGGCCTGGAGCGTGCACCCCATGGAGCACGAGCTCTCCGCGTTCTACGACATCACCCACGGCCTGGGGCTCGCCATCCTCACCCCGGCCTGGATGCGCCATGTGCTGGCCAAGGACCCCGAGGGCACCTTGCCCAAGTTCTGCCGGTTCGCGGAGAACGTCTTCGGCATCTGCGACCCCTCCCTCAGCGACATGGAGCGGGCCGAGGCCGGCATCCAGGCGCTCCAGGACTTCTTCTGCGACGAGCTGCAGTTGGCCGGGAGCCTCTCGGCCATCGGCATCGACGAGGAGCACTTCGGGGCCATGGCCGAGAAGGCCTGCCACGGCCCCGCCATCAAGGGCTTCGTGGAGCTCACGCCCGCGGACGTGGTGGAGATCTACCGGGCCTGCCTGTAG
- a CDS encoding MFS transporter, with amino-acid sequence MPGGGRFLGGPVTDRLGLVPIAILGFSLTAASSLLYLVAGDIHAVIAIRLCHGLFYGVASTTVTSMASAQVPEERHGEGMGYFMLSVTLASAVGPLVGIALMGSANYAALLLLAAGLAAAGFASTLLCGPTAGQEELGRELEDLESLEPDAPPEVDFSPDGVRLLPTSPGLARFLELSVLPVGAVIFISYLVYGAVSAYLDPFAQQAHLMGGAGFFFLAYAAPMLASRPFTAKILDRHPDGARLRGPGRGHRPGT; translated from the coding sequence CTGCCTGGGGGGGGCCGGTTCCTCGGCGGCCCCGTCACGGACCGACTCGGCCTCGTCCCCATCGCCATCCTGGGCTTCTCCCTCACGGCGGCCTCGTCGCTCCTCTACCTCGTGGCGGGCGACATCCACGCCGTCATCGCCATCCGCCTCTGCCACGGGCTCTTCTACGGCGTGGCCTCCACCACGGTGACGTCCATGGCGTCGGCCCAGGTGCCCGAGGAGCGCCACGGCGAGGGTATGGGCTACTTCATGCTCTCCGTGACCCTGGCGTCGGCCGTGGGCCCGCTCGTGGGCATCGCCCTCATGGGCAGCGCCAACTACGCGGCGCTGCTCCTGCTCGCCGCCGGCCTCGCCGCAGCCGGGTTCGCATCCACGCTGCTCTGCGGCCCCACCGCCGGGCAGGAGGAGCTGGGCCGCGAGCTGGAGGACCTCGAGTCGCTGGAACCCGACGCCCCCCCCGAGGTGGACTTCTCCCCCGACGGCGTGCGCCTGCTGCCCACGTCCCCGGGTCTCGCGCGGTTCCTCGAGCTCTCTGTGCTGCCCGTGGGCGCCGTCATCTTCATCAGCTACCTGGTGTACGGCGCGGTGTCCGCCTATCTCGACCCCTTTGCCCAGCAGGCCCACCTCATGGGCGGCGCCGGCTTCTTCTTCCTCGCCTACGCGGCGCCCATGCTCGCCTCGAGGCCCTTCACGGCCAAGATCCTCGACCGCCACCCTGATGGTGCCCGGCTTCGTGGCCCTGGGCGCGGGCATCGGCCCGGCACCTGA
- a CDS encoding LysR family transcriptional regulator codes for MDETRVEAFLQAVSTGSFSAAARAMGYTPAGVLRLVDALESELGVTLLERTSRGVVPTKAGEALVPDLRELAVLSGRVKGLAAEIASPDRGTVRLGSARSLAAHWLAPAIARFGDRHPGVTVQLREGATPELARWLTAREVDVCVGGPQQGRSWTYLGESRYVALVPREHPFARRPFLHLSDFDREPLVQIRPGRGTDTALLMAEEGVEPDVRFSTADIETAKAMVGAGIGICLTIDLAGPVEAFGAVMVPMAAIDPFRFGVVHRGEGSLSAATTAFVEELVSLGA; via the coding sequence GTGGACGAGACCAGGGTGGAGGCGTTCCTGCAGGCGGTGTCCACGGGGAGCTTCTCGGCGGCCGCCCGGGCCATGGGCTACACCCCCGCCGGGGTCCTGCGTCTGGTCGACGCCCTGGAGTCGGAGCTGGGGGTCACCCTCCTGGAGCGCACGAGCCGCGGCGTGGTGCCCACCAAGGCCGGCGAGGCCCTGGTGCCCGACCTGCGGGAGCTCGCGGTGCTCTCCGGCCGCGTGAAGGGCCTCGCGGCCGAGATCGCCTCCCCCGACCGCGGTACCGTGCGCCTGGGCAGCGCCCGCTCCCTGGCGGCCCACTGGCTCGCCCCCGCCATCGCACGGTTCGGCGACCGCCATCCCGGCGTCACCGTGCAGCTCAGGGAGGGCGCCACGCCGGAGCTCGCCCGGTGGCTCACGGCCCGCGAGGTCGACGTGTGCGTGGGAGGCCCCCAGCAGGGCAGGAGCTGGACCTATCTGGGGGAGAGCCGCTACGTGGCCCTCGTGCCCCGCGAGCACCCCTTTGCCCGCCGGCCGTTCCTGCATCTCTCGGACTTCGACCGCGAGCCCCTGGTGCAGATCCGCCCCGGCCGCGGCACCGACACGGCCCTACTCATGGCCGAGGAGGGGGTGGAGCCCGACGTCCGCTTCTCCACCGCCGACATCGAGACGGCCAAGGCCATGGTGGGGGCGGGCATAGGCATCTGCCTCACCATCGACCTCGCCGGTCCCGTGGAGGCCTTCGGGGCCGTGATGGTGCCCATGGCGGCCATCGACCCGTTCCGGTTCGGGGTGGTGCACCGCGGGGAGGGGAGCCTCTCCGCCGCCACCACGGCCTTTGTGGAGGAGCTCGTCTCCCTCGGAGCCTGA
- a CDS encoding MFS transporter yields MLPSVSHVLALPRLQNAATRQEPILTRSFALGFVASFALRANLFVLSVVMCAYCMDRYGADVASASAACGIFTIGCLAARFLGGPATDRLGLRATTLAGLGLTCASSLLYLAAGTLDAILAIRLVHGLCYGVASTTVTSIASADLPERRHGEGMGYFMLSVTLASAVGPLLGMVLSAGPASDLLFMVAAGLAAVAMAATALTGPLPADEAREATALEDVDSLEPGASSVDFDPAGVRLLATPRPLARFLECSALPVGAVAFVGYLIYGAVSTYLDPFASQAGLMGAASVFFVVYALTMLATRPMTAKLLDTRGPAPLLVPGFVAMGAGIVVMGMAANGAALLAAAALIGYGMGAIQPTGLAMATRHLDRSRYTVANATFYMMGDLACGVAPVIFGLIVPMVGYRGLFCGLVLVAAAGVALFEGLHRKRLV; encoded by the coding sequence GTGCTGCCCAGCGTTTCCCACGTCCTTGCCCTCCCCCGCCTCCAGAACGCCGCCACCCGGCAGGAGCCCATCCTCACCCGCTCCTTCGCCCTCGGGTTCGTGGCGTCGTTCGCCCTGCGCGCGAACCTCTTCGTGCTCTCGGTGGTCATGTGCGCCTACTGCATGGACCGGTACGGGGCCGACGTGGCGTCCGCCTCGGCCGCCTGCGGCATCTTCACCATCGGCTGCCTGGCCGCGCGGTTCCTCGGCGGCCCCGCCACCGACCGCCTGGGCCTTCGGGCGACGACCCTGGCGGGCCTGGGTCTCACCTGCGCCTCGAGCCTGCTCTACCTGGCCGCCGGCACCCTCGACGCGATCCTGGCGATCCGGCTGGTCCACGGCCTGTGCTACGGCGTGGCCTCCACCACGGTGACCTCCATCGCGTCGGCCGACCTGCCCGAGAGACGCCACGGGGAGGGCATGGGTTACTTCATGCTGTCGGTGACCCTGGCCTCGGCCGTGGGACCGCTCCTGGGCATGGTGCTCTCCGCCGGCCCCGCCAGCGACCTGCTGTTCATGGTGGCCGCGGGGCTGGCCGCCGTGGCCATGGCCGCCACGGCCCTGACAGGTCCCCTTCCCGCCGACGAGGCCCGGGAGGCCACCGCCCTGGAGGATGTGGACTCCCTCGAGCCGGGGGCCTCCTCCGTGGACTTCGACCCCGCAGGGGTCCGTCTCCTGGCCACGCCCCGGCCCCTGGCCCGGTTCCTGGAGTGCTCGGCCCTGCCCGTGGGCGCCGTGGCCTTTGTGGGCTACCTGATCTACGGGGCCGTCTCCACCTACCTCGACCCCTTTGCGAGCCAGGCCGGCCTCATGGGGGCAGCCAGCGTCTTCTTCGTGGTCTACGCCCTCACCATGCTTGCCACCAGGCCCATGACGGCCAAGCTCCTCGACACCCGCGGCCCGGCCCCGCTGCTCGTGCCCGGCTTCGTGGCCATGGGCGCCGGCATCGTCGTCATGGGCATGGCGGCCAACGGCGCGGCCCTGCTGGCGGCCGCGGCCCTCATCGGCTACGGCATGGGCGCCATCCAGCCCACAGGGCTCGCCATGGCCACCCGGCACCTGGACCGCAGCCGCTACACCGTGGCCAACGCCACCTTCTACATGATGGGCGACCTCGCCTGCGGCGTGGCGCCGGTCATCTTCGGCCTGATCGTGCCCATGGTGGGCTACCGCGGCCTGTTCTGCGGGCTGGTGCTCGTTGCGGCAGCGGGCGTGGCGCTCTTTGAAGGGCTGCACCGCAAGCGGCTGGTGTAG
- a CDS encoding DUF2087 domain-containing protein, translating into MGEDRVSDFARRYLDSQGRVTSIPAKRAMKEALVAWAARRFEPGRPYSESQVNEVLAPVMEDYVWLRRMLVDGGYLIRDDRGTAYRLAGPRGEAADR; encoded by the coding sequence ATGGGCGAGGACAGGGTCTCTGACTTTGCTAGGCGCTATCTTGATTCTCAAGGACGAGTGACGTCCATTCCCGCAAAGCGGGCGATGAAGGAGGCCCTTGTCGCTTGGGCGGCGAGGAGGTTCGAGCCGGGCCGCCCTTATTCTGAATCCCAGGTAAACGAGGTGCTCGCCCCTGTGATGGAAGACTACGTGTGGCTTCGCCGCATGCTGGTCGACGGGGGTTATCTGATCCGCGACGACCGCGGGACGGCATACCGTCTCGCGGGGCCTCGGGGCGAGGCGGCGGATCGCTAG
- a CDS encoding YaaA family protein codes for MLRLIVSPAKGMAACEGPLPLAEPAFLPEAERLTEDLRAMGRRELQRLWKTSDALTGKALDALDAWGPDGRAPAVLAYRGIQYTRMAPSVMTEGELAYLQGHLRILSGLYGVLRPFDAVAPYRLEMGARLAAGAGWGGCGCRDLYGFWGPWLARSLFPEGEGLLVNVASKEYARAVLPWLVAGVRCVTCLFGTVADDGRWVQRATAAKEARGTFVRWCAEQGVGSEEGLAAFDRGGYALDAERSADDGTRLVFTRR; via the coding sequence GTGCTGCGGCTGATCGTCTCACCGGCCAAGGGGATGGCCGCGTGCGAGGGACCGCTGCCCTTGGCAGAGCCGGCGTTCCTGCCCGAGGCCGAGCGGCTCACGGAGGACCTGCGGGCCATGGGCCGCAGGGAGCTCCAACGGCTCTGGAAGACCTCGGACGCCCTCACCGGGAAGGCCCTGGACGCCCTCGACGCGTGGGGGCCGGACGGTCGCGCCCCGGCGGTCCTGGCCTACCGCGGTATCCAGTACACGCGCATGGCCCCCTCGGTCATGACCGAGGGGGAGCTCGCATACCTCCAAGGGCACCTGCGCATACTCTCCGGCCTATACGGGGTGCTGCGCCCCTTCGACGCCGTGGCGCCCTATCGGCTGGAGATGGGGGCGCGCCTAGCCGCAGGTGCCGGCTGGGGCGGTTGCGGCTGCCGGGACCTCTACGGCTTCTGGGGCCCGTGGCTGGCCCGGTCCCTCTTTCCGGAGGGGGAGGGGCTGCTCGTGAACGTGGCCTCCAAGGAGTACGCCCGGGCCGTGCTGCCGTGGCTGGTGGCAGGCGTGCGTTGTGTGACCTGCCTCTTTGGCACCGTGGCCGACGACGGCCGGTGGGTGCAGCGGGCCACGGCCGCCAAGGAGGCCCGGGGTACCTTTGTGCGGTGGTGCGCCGAGCAGGGCGTGGGGTCGGAGGAGGGCCTTGCGGCCTTCGACCGTGGCGGGTACGCGCTGGACGCCGAGCGGAGCGCAGACGACGGCACGAGGCTGGTGTTCACGCGGCGGTAG
- the pth2 gene encoding aminoacyl-tRNA hydrolase — MAAYKAKQMIVMRRDLKMRKGKIAAQAGHACVDAVLKALAARGTTLGEDGEPVFAAGDDSALAAWFSAGVAKVCVYVDGEEALLDVAEQGMDEGFVVSLVRDAGITEFHGEPTYTCLAFEPLFPEQVDPITGDLPLY, encoded by the coding sequence ATGGCCGCCTACAAGGCCAAGCAGATGATCGTGATGCGCCGCGACCTCAAGATGCGCAAGGGTAAGATCGCCGCCCAGGCGGGCCATGCCTGTGTGGACGCCGTGCTCAAGGCGCTGGCGGCACGTGGAACCACGCTGGGCGAGGACGGCGAGCCGGTCTTCGCCGCCGGCGACGACTCCGCCCTGGCGGCGTGGTTCTCGGCCGGCGTGGCCAAGGTGTGCGTCTACGTGGACGGCGAGGAGGCCCTGCTCGACGTGGCCGAGCAGGGCATGGATGAGGGCTTCGTCGTCTCCCTCGTGAGGGACGCCGGCATCACCGAGTTCCACGGCGAGCCCACCTACACCTGCCTCGCCTTTGAGCCGCTCTTCCCCGAGCAGGTGGACCCCATCACCGGCGACCTGCCGCTCTACTAG
- a CDS encoding cation diffusion facilitator family transporter: MASTRTDEKPTAEKTAGKTGRAPASGASRGLSGESIPYAPADERDRNAVVVRCGAVGIVANVALAVAKAAIGFASNSLAIVLDAVNSLTDAVSSVVTIVGVKLAARPADREHPMGYGRVEYLSALLVAAAVFATGVITLRDSVLKILHPTLSTYDWVAVVVIVLSIAVKVWLGLYTRGKARETRSDALDASGVDALFDALVTGATLVGIAVTMLWHVTIDGWVSALISLVVAKSGWDMLRSIVSEILGERIDPKLARGLRAEIASFPPVIGAHDLFLDSFGPNEMIGSVHLEVPANMTAMEIDTLSRKISDRVYREHNIILTCGVYGADPEDPEWKKFNDSIRAEVMAHEGVLSMHGLYVDHDHNRVVFDVVRDFSVTDVEAFKGRIVDDLEKRHPDYTFTVHVDVDYAE, encoded by the coding sequence ATGGCAAGCACCCGCACCGACGAGAAGCCCACTGCCGAGAAAACCGCAGGCAAGACCGGCCGCGCCCCGGCGTCCGGCGCCTCTCGGGGCCTCTCCGGCGAGAGTATTCCCTACGCGCCCGCCGACGAGCGCGACCGCAACGCCGTCGTCGTGCGCTGCGGCGCCGTGGGCATCGTGGCCAACGTGGCGCTCGCCGTGGCCAAGGCGGCCATCGGCTTTGCGTCCAACTCCCTCGCCATCGTGCTCGACGCCGTGAACAGCCTCACCGACGCCGTCTCCTCGGTGGTCACCATCGTCGGCGTGAAGCTCGCCGCCCGCCCGGCCGACAGGGAACACCCCATGGGCTACGGCCGCGTGGAGTACCTCTCGGCGCTCCTCGTGGCGGCGGCCGTGTTCGCCACGGGCGTCATCACCCTGCGCGACTCCGTCCTCAAGATCCTGCACCCCACCCTGTCCACCTACGACTGGGTGGCCGTCGTGGTCATCGTCCTGTCCATCGCCGTCAAGGTGTGGCTGGGGCTCTACACCCGCGGCAAGGCCCGCGAGACCCGCTCCGACGCCCTGGACGCCTCGGGCGTGGACGCCCTGTTCGACGCCCTCGTCACCGGGGCCACCCTTGTCGGCATCGCCGTGACCATGCTCTGGCACGTCACCATCGACGGCTGGGTCTCCGCGCTCATCTCCCTCGTGGTGGCCAAGAGCGGCTGGGACATGCTGCGCAGCATCGTAAGCGAGATTCTCGGCGAGCGCATCGACCCCAAGCTTGCCCGTGGCCTGCGCGCAGAGATAGCGTCGTTCCCGCCGGTCATCGGCGCCCACGACCTGTTCCTAGACTCCTTCGGCCCCAACGAGATGATCGGTTCCGTGCACCTGGAGGTGCCGGCCAACATGACGGCCATGGAGATCGACACGCTCTCGCGCAAGATCTCGGACCGCGTGTACCGCGAGCACAACATCATCCTCACCTGCGGCGTCTACGGCGCCGACCCCGAGGACCCGGAGTGGAAGAAGTTCAACGACTCCATCCGCGCCGAGGTCATGGCCCACGAGGGGGTGCTGTCCATGCACGGGCTCTATGTGGACCACGACCACAACCGCGTGGTCTTCGACGTGGTGCGCGACTTCTCGGTCACCGACGTGGAGGCGTTCAAGGGGCGCATCGTCGATGACCTGGAGAAGCGCCACCCCGACTACACCTTCACGGTCCATGTGGACGTAGACTACGCGGAGTGA